From the genome of Miscanthus floridulus cultivar M001 chromosome 10, ASM1932011v1, whole genome shotgun sequence, one region includes:
- the LOC136485460 gene encoding GRF1-interacting factor 2-like produces the protein MQQPAPAAAAAAAPPAASITTEQIQKYLDENKQLILAILENQNLGKLAECAQYQAQLQKNLLYLAAIADAQPQPPQNPAGRPQMMQPGIVPGAGHYMSQVPMFPPRTPLTPQQMQEQQQQQLQQQQAQALTFPGQMVMRPATINGMQQPMQADPARAAELQQPPPVPADGRVSKQDTTAGVSSEPPPNESHKTTTGADSEAGGDVAEKS, from the exons ATGCAGCAGCCGGCGcccgctgctgctgcggcggcggcgcccccgGCGGCCAGCATCACCACCGAGCAGATCCAAAAG TATTTGGACGAAAATAAGCAACTTATTTTGGCCATCCTGGAAAATCAGAACTTAGGAAAGTTGGCTGAATGTGCTCA GTATCAAGCTCAACTTCAAAAGAACCTCTTGTACCTGGCTGCGATTGCTGATGCCCAACCCCAACCACCGCAAAACCCTGCAGGTCGCCCTCAG ATGATGCAACCTGGTATAGTGCCAGGTGCGGGGCATTACATGTCACAAGTACCAATGTTCCCTCCAAGAACTCCATTAACCCCACAGCAAAtgcaagagcagcagcagcaacagcttcAGCAGCAGCAAGCGCAGGCTCTTACATTCCCTGGGCAGATGGTCATGAGACCAGCTACCATCAACGGCATGCAGCAGCCTATGCAGGCTGACCCTGCCCGGGCAGCGGAGCTGCAGCAGCCACCACCTGTCCCAGCCGACGGGCGAGTAAGCAAGCAGGACACAACGGCTGGCGTGAGCTCAGAGCCTCCTCCAAATGAGAGTCACAAGACCACAACCGGAGCAGATAGCGAGGCAGGTGGTGACGTGGCAGAGAAATCCTAA
- the LOC136485459 gene encoding DNA-directed RNA polymerase I subunit rpa49-like gives MADAETLSTPPRASASTKKKKKHSKKHKATDVAPTNVTVEAPTDVTVKAPTDVTVDEAPTNVTVEASLTGGSSYAAAAPVVGYFPSGYDPLAAAAAAAGAESSPRTRLFRHEKHPTWVDLVVRSPGGGPDFVGRSYAGEAAAPQLCEYALGVLDKASGTLRVVPIAAKKILRLEPHLEVQRPAHSQHSEVASEAASAAGNDELKVQDLTMMYGTKMDRDKDNKWRSLNEQRNDPSAFEDIDLGGSETAANTIDSQEPVLTRNIPPYDPTADTSEKAYLLDEIIPKSMRQHLLQIIDHFESGEFSSKGYGGFVSKRVHKLNELQGEDKERFAWILSYIQHLLSLLARNDSMSKRQRKERNENQTNRGPATPQAVYRRLLLMFTEPGSSVMSTEKNELLINYILVLTLFADDFRSNPNDICEDLKMTRQKLKPYYDQLGCKSVSEGAFKGSVMTLPAPLKFPKDVTRKRRRQ, from the exons ATGGCGGACGCCGAAACCCTATCCACGCCCCCCCGCGCCTCCgcttccaccaagaagaagaagaagcactcCAAGAAGCACAAGGCCACCGACGTAGCCCCCACCAATGTCACCGTCGAAGCCCCCACCGATGTCACCGTCAAAGCCCCCACAGATGTCACCGTCGACGAAGCCCCCACCAATGTCACCGTCGAAGCCTCCCTCACGGGCGGTTCCTCCTACGCCGCGGCCGCCCCCGTGGTCGGCTACTTCCCCTCCGGCTACGaccccctcgccgccgccgccgccgccgccggggcggAGTCTTCCCCCCGCACCCGGCTTTTCCGGCACGAGAAGCACCCCACCTGGGTGGACCTCGTGGTCCGGAGCCCTGGTGGCGGACCCGATTTCGTCGGCCGGAGCTATGCCGGTGAGGCCGCCGCGCCGCAGCTCTGCGAGTATGCGCTCGGCGTCCTTGACAAGGCCTCCGGCACCCTCAGGGTCGTTCCCATTGCCGCCAAGAAG ATTCTGAGGCTAGAGCCACATCTTGAAGTGCAGCGCCCAGCACATTCGCAGCACTCTGAGGTGGCATCAGAAGCTGCTTCAGCTGCAGGAAATGATGAATTGAAGGTTCAAGATTTGACCATGATGTATGGAACAAAGATGGACAGGGACAAG GACAATAAGTGGAGATCGTTAAATGAACAACGGAATGATCCTTCTGCTTTTGAGGACATTGACCTTGGAGGATCAGAGACTGCTGCCAACACCATTGATAGTCAGGAACCAGTACTTACTCGGAACATTCCACCTTATGATCCTACCGCAGATACATCAGAAAAGGCATATCTTTTGGATGAGATTATTCCAAAGAGTATGCGGCAACACCTTTTACAAATTATCGATCATTTTGAATCAGGAGAATTTTCCTCAAAAGGCTATGGGGGTTTTGTCTCAAAACGTGTGCACAAGTTGAACGAGCTTCAG GGTGAAGATAAAGAGCGGTTTGCTTGGATACTGTCCTACATCCAACATCTGCTATCTTTATTGGCACGGAATGACTCCATGTCCAAGCGCCAACGGAAAGAGAGAAATGAAAACCAGACAAACCGTGGACCAGCAACCCCGCAGGCTGTATATCGCAGGCTGTTGCTGATGTTTACGGAACCAGGGTCCAGTGTCATGTCAACAGAGAAAAATGAGCTTCTGATCAACTACATATTGGTCCTAACACTTTTTGCCGATGACTTCAGATCTAATCCTAACGACATATGTGAGGACCTTAAAATGACCCGCCAAAAGCTTAAACCATATTATGACCAGTTGGGGTGCAAATCTGTGTCAGAAGGTGCTTTTAAGGGCAGTGTCATGACGCTTCCAGCCCCTCTCAAGTTCCCAAAGGATGTTACGAGAAAGCGGCGACGGCAATAG